TAATAACCATAGCCAGATGGAAATTCGATTAATGACTTGTCATAGAGATTTCCGAATAAAAATCCAATATTGGCACCAATACTTAAGTTTCTTACAGGAGAAACTCCCCATCCTACATAAGCTTTATTCAAACCACCTTCACCAACTAAACGAGTGGTATAAGGGGTATTGCTAATATCTCTATTAGATGCGATGCTGTAACCCACATCGGAATAAGGCATTAAACCAAATGAAATACCTCCTAATTTTGGACCATTGTTTTTATTTAGTGAAAAGCCGAATGCAAAGTGGCTGAAAGCAAAATCCGCTGTATTATCTGCTCTATTGTTCTTTTCCAATTGTGTCATATTTCCATAAAGCCCAGCATCTAGAATGGTTCTGTTGAATCCAGAATAGGAAGCAGGATTGGAAATGTTTAAGATTGGAAGACCACCTTGAAATCTTACTCCAGATGAAATACCACCCATCGATCGGGTTTGAGGTAACAAATCTTCACGCATCTGGCCTAATCCAAATTGCGAATAAGGGGAATGTGATGTGGAGGATTGTGCAAATGCGCTCGTACTCGAAAGTAGGATAGAACTTATTCCAATTAAAATAAGTAAGGTCGTATTAGAGTAAAATAGTTTCAACTGTTCTAACATTTTAATTTGATTTAACTTCCTTATGATCTTAAAACCTAATCGTTGATAAATCATGCAAGTTAAATCTATTTTGATGGCTGTATTACCTGAATTTTTGCTACAAAACTATCTATTTTTTAAATATCACAAGCTTTTTAGTTGTTAAAAAAGGTTAAACACCTATTCTTCAACATCTTAGAAAAACTGAAAATAGATAATCGTTAACAAAATAACTATATATAGGGTTTCGTAAAACCATTTGAGTTTTGCATGGGTGAAAAAGTATGCTAAGTAAATCGACAACGGAGGAACACAAAGCAGAAAATGATTGACCGAACGTTCTTGATTGAGATAAAAAGAACCAAAAATCAAAACCAGCATTATAAATAATAGCTGAAAACTTTTTCTGATCTGAACAACGCTCTTAAAGAAATTGTCCTTCAGAATAAATAGGAATCCACCAATGGCAATAATAATAGGGATCAACACAAAATAATCATGGATGTCCATGTTTAATTTGGTTGGAAATGCATACGTAAATGGAAGAAAAATCTGGTAAAACTCATCCATTCTTTCTAACCAGAAATAGGCTACCGCCAATAAAAAGTAAACCGTAATAACTCCCAACAAAGGGGTTACCCATTCCCGCCAATAGAATGCCCTGAAAATGACCAAGCTGGACCAGATCAACAACAGCATAATGATAAATGGGAAATAAATAAGACTGCCTAGAGCAACTAATAACCCTAGATCAAACATGATCCCTTTAATATCAGCATGTTTGTAAATATTAAACAGCTTTGAGAGCATCCCGATGGTAATGAAATTACAGATTAACGTCGGTGACAGCACCAAGAATGGAATAAACAAGCTGACCAATGTCATAAACATCAGAGCTGTTAAAAAACTTGGTTTTCCCAATAGATTGAAATGATTGACAATCTTATTCAACGCAAAAGCTTGAATTAATGTCAAAACCAATGTAATCAATACATTGGATGAAGGAGAGAAATTTGCTCCAGGTTCTAGACCCAAAAGGCGACCCAAACCAGGCTCAAATAATACCGGAGTCAAGTTCTCCGGAAGATGCAAATAAGCACCAAGACATAATATGGTACCAACAAAAATAACAAGGAATACATTTAATCCCGATAATGATCGATGTTGGTTTATTAGCATAGAATCCTATCCTTATTTATCTTTTTCCAGTTTGTTGACCTTTTTGTCAATCGTAAATAGATAAATGGCAACAACAGTAAAGATTACCAACATAACTGCCACAACAACATATATTTTACCTTCAGCACGAAGTCCATCAGCCATTTCTACTTGGTTTTGTGCATGGGCTGATAACCCGATTATCAATGCTGCCAAGGTTAATAGAAAATTTTTCATCTTAAAAACTATTTATTTTATCTTCAATTATACGAATGCGATACCTTAATGATGCTATCCAACAGCCTATCAAGATCCAGCCAATAACAGCCGTGTAAAAAACAGGTCGCATGTAGTTGTCCATGTCCAAATCTCCAAATGTATTGTTACCACCACTGCCAGGGTGCAATGAATCATTCATTTTTGGCAAAATATAGATCAGAACAATCATTATTGGGAACGCAAAAAATATTATAGATCGCAGAGATTTTAGCACGTTTCTGCTCCTCCTCAAGAGCATTTCTTAATACCAAATAGGCTAAATACATTAACGTAGCGATCGCTGCACCATTCAATTGTGGGTCGTTGGTCCAAGGTGCTCCCCAAGTGAAATTAGCCCACAACATACCCGTCAATAATCCACAAAGACAAAATATAATACCTGTATTTACAGCCTCAACAGCCATAAAATCATATTCACGTTTGCCCGTATTCAAATATTTAATACTATAGATTAAGGAAATGAGATATAAAACCATCATCGTAAACCACATCGGAACGTGGAAGTAAACATTACGGATAGTTTCATTTAATATAGCCAATACAGGAACCGGCCCAAGAAGCCCCCCAATAATGGTAAGACCTACCATAACGACTCCTAAAATTTTCCACCAACTCTTTCTCATAAGAACAAAAAATCAATCTCGCCAAAGGTAAGGAAATAACAGCAAAGAAATGGCAACTGTAATGATATTAATTGCCAATAAAACAGCAATATCGCCCATGTTATCAACGATTGCATTGCCGTTTACAGCATTTTGTGAAAGCTTGATCAATACAATCAACAAAGGGATAATAACCGGAAAACTTAAGATCGCCATGATCGTACTATTATTGCCAGCTTTCGCACTGATAGCAGAAACCATCGTGAAAACTGTAGCAAAACTGATGCTGCCCAATAAAATCGCCAAGCAATAAACCAATAAGTTCTCAGCCTGGCTCTTAAATATTAAATTATAAATGATAAATGCGGTGCTAGACAACAAGATCATCAATCCCGAATTGTAAATAATCTTAGCAAGAATGATAGCTTTGGGGCTGACGATGGAATAGTAATAAAGGTGCCTGTGACCAGTTTCCTGAAGAAAACTTCGACTCATGGCATTTATTGCCGCAAAGAGTAAGATAATCCAGAACAAAGTGTTCCAAACGATAGTATCCACAGACTTGAATGATTGATAACATACAAATACTGTGGATACTACATAAAGTAAGATACTGTTGATGGCATATTTAGAACGCCATTCTAGGACAATATCCTTATATATTAATGTTTTTACTTGCTCTAGGAGATTCATGTCTTGCAAAGATACGAATCAATCTGTTGAGCAGGTATGCTCGCTCGAGAAATTAAGCGTTTTTAATTTCTGATTTAGCTTTATCAGCTATTTCTTCAGCTTTGTTACCTGCGCTATGTGCAGCGTCAGATGCTCTGTTAGCCCATTCGTTAGCCTTTGAAGATGCTTTGTCTAATGCATCACGGCCAGCATTTTTAGCGCGATCTTTTAAGTTCTCTAAATCTTCTTTAGCAGATTTAGCTAATTTTGATGCTCTCTTAGCTTCTTTTTTAGAAAGTTCTTTGATAGATTTTGTTAAACTTTTGATCCCGTCATTAGCACGGTCTAATTGTTTCTTTCCATCTTCAGTTCCTAATAAATAATATGCCGCTGTTCCAACTGCTAATCCTAGTAGGGCAAATGCCACTAATCCATTTCTATTTTTTTCCATGATTCTAAAAATTTTTTATCCTATTTAGTCTAATATGTTCTGTTGATTATAAACAAGGGATAAGCCAAAATGTTTTAAACCTACCTAAATTAACAAAAAATTAACTTTCAACCGCCTGGAGGGACTGCAAAGTATATAAATGACGGTACAAACCACTGTTTTTTTCCATTAATTCTTGATGGGACCCCATGTCTGAAATAATTCCATCTTCAACCACAATAATCATGTCAGCGTCTCGAATAGTGGACAGTCGGTGTGCAATTATGATCGAAGTTCTGTTCTTCATCAGTTCAACCAATGCTTGCTGAACCATCCGTTCGGATTCCGAATCCAATGATGAAGTCGCCTCATCTAAAATCAAAATAGCAGGATCTTTCAATAAAGCCCTAGCAATGGCAATCCGTTGTCGCTGACCTCCCGAGAGCTTCACGCCTCGCTCACCAACGACAGTATCATATCCCTCTGGAAAATCCATAATAAAATTATGCGCATTCGCACGTTTCGCAGCCGTGATGATATCTTCGGCTTCGGAATTCAGATTTCCATAGCTGATGTTCTCACGGATGGTTCCACCGAATAAAAGGACATCTTGAGGAACAATCGCAACCTGATTCCTGATATCTGTAAGTGCAAGCTCATTTGCGGGAATACCATCATATTTCAATTCTCCGCTCGAAGGTTGATAAAACTGAAGAATCAAAGATGCAATGGTTGACTTTCCTGTTCCACTTGGCCCAACAATCGCCAGTTTCTTGCCGGCTTCCACATGAAAGGAAATATCCTTCAAAATGGTCAGGTCAGGACGGGTAGGATAAGAAAAACTTACATGGTCAAATACAATATCACCATGCAATGCTATTTTGATCTCTTTATCTTCTTCATTGACCTGAATGTCCTCCTTAGGTTCATCTAAGATTTCCAACACACGCTCGCTGGCACCCAATGCTCGTTGCAAACTAGCATACAGTTCCGGAAAACTTCCCATAGAACCCGCAACAAACATAGAGTATAAAATATATGTCGTAAGATCACCTACTGAAATTTCATTGATGGAAACCAAAGACGCACCGTACCAGATTACAACAATCACAGCACCAAAAAATGGCAAATATGATAAAAGACGCAAAAATACCACGGTAGGTAGCTCCTTTAACCGCCAAAGCAACAGATTGATTTAATTTTTCAGCATATCGCTTGGACTCAAAAAACTCATTCACAAAGGCCTTCACATTGCTGATCCCCAACAGGGTTTCCTGAACAACAGAGTTGGATTCTGCTAGTTTGTCCTGCGATTCCTTGGATAACTTACGGATAAACTTCCCAAAAATTATAGCAATAACAATAATCACAGGAAGAATACATAAATTCATCAAGGCCAATTTTGGAGATACCCATACTAACAATACCACACCAAAAGATAGACTTATGGTCTGCCTCAGCATTTCTGCCAAGGTAGTCGTCATGGTATCTTGAATTTGGGAAAGATCAGCTGATAATCTACTGTTCAATTCGCCAACCCGACGGTTAGCAAAGAAATCGATAGGAAGAGTAATTAATCGATGATAAGTGTCTTTTCTAATATTGGCCAATGACTTTTCGGCAATCTCTACAAAAAGACGAATCCGAAAAAATGAAATAATGGATTGAAAAGAAAGGATAATTAAGGACAGGCTCCCAATAAACATGACGCTAGCTGGCAAAAATGTAAAAGTCTCTCTACCTTGGGCTGCATCGATCATAGCCCCTAAAAGAGCCGGAAATGTCAACATGCTCAAGCTGGAAAGGATCAGGAACACCATACCAATGACAAATTTCCATTTGAAAGGCTTGATGTAAGAAAAAATCTTTAATGCTTTCTTTAG
The Sphingobacterium daejeonense genome window above contains:
- a CDS encoding YtxH domain-containing protein yields the protein MEKNRNGLVAFALLGLAVGTAAYYLLGTEDGKKQLDRANDGIKSLTKSIKELSKKEAKRASKLAKSAKEDLENLKDRAKNAGRDALDKASSKANEWANRASDAAHSAGNKAEEIADKAKSEIKNA
- a CDS encoding ABC transporter ATP-binding protein yields the protein MIVVIWYGASLVSINEISVGDLTTYILYSMFVAGSMGSFPELYASLQRALGASERVLEILDEPKEDIQVNEEDKEIKIALHGDIVFDHVSFSYPTRPDLTILKDISFHVEAGKKLAIVGPSGTGKSTIASLILQFYQPSSGELKYDGIPANELALTDIRNQVAIVPQDVLLFGGTIRENISYGNLNSEAEDIITAAKRANAHNFIMDFPEGYDTVVGERGVKLSGGQRQRIAIARALLKDPAILILDEATSSLDSESERMVQQALVELMKNRTSIIIAHRLSTIRDADMIIVVEDGIISDMGSHQELMEKNSGLYRHLYTLQSLQAVES
- a CDS encoding ABC transporter transmembrane domain-containing protein; the encoded protein is MARPRLNSGDAHSEDLPKPKLNKEILKKALKIFSYIKPFKWKFVIGMVFLILSSLSMLTFPALLGAMIDAAQGRETFTFLPASVMFIGSLSLIILSFQSIISFFRIRLFVEIAEKSLANIRKDTYHRLITLPIDFFANRRVGELNSRLSADLSQIQDTMTTTLAEMLRQTISLSFGVVLLVWVSPKLALMNLCILPVIIVIAIIFGKFIRKLSKESQDKLAESNSVVQETLLGISNVKAFVNEFFESKRYAEKLNQSVALAVKGATYRGIFASFIIFAIFWCCDCCNLVRCVFGFHQ
- a CDS encoding DUF6427 family protein produces the protein MLINQHRSLSGLNVFLVIFVGTILCLGAYLHLPENLTPVLFEPGLGRLLGLEPGANFSPSSNVLITLVLTLIQAFALNKIVNHFNLLGKPSFLTALMFMTLVSLFIPFLVLSPTLICNFITIGMLSKLFNIYKHADIKGIMFDLGLLVALGSLIYFPFIIMLLLIWSSLVIFRAFYWREWVTPLLGVITVYFLLAVAYFWLERMDEFYQIFLPFTYAFPTKLNMDIHDYFVLIPIIIAIGGFLFILKDNFFKSVVQIRKSFQLLFIMLVLIFGSFYLNQERSVNHFLLCVPPLSIYLAYFFTHAKLKWFYETLYIVILLTIIYFQFF
- a CDS encoding CcmD family protein; the protein is MKNFLLTLAALIIGLSAHAQNQVEMADGLRAEGKIYVVVAVMLVIFTVVAIYLFTIDKKVNKLEKDK
- a CDS encoding heme exporter protein CcmB yields the protein MNLLEQVKTLIYKDIVLEWRSKYAINSILLYVVSTVFVCYQSFKSVDTIVWNTLFWIILLFAAINAMSRSFLQETGHRHLYYYSIVSPKAIILAKIIYNSGLMILLSSTAFIIYNLIFKSQAENLLVYCLAILLGSISFATVFTMVSAISAKAGNNSTIMAILSFPVIIPLLIVLIKLSQNAVNGNAIVDNMGDIAVLLAINIITVAISLLLFPYLWRD